In Bombus terrestris chromosome 13, iyBomTerr1.2, whole genome shotgun sequence, the DNA window TTGGCAGTTTCCGAACTGATAATTCGAGGGACCAATATCGACAATTCGAAACCAAAACCGAGAAATCAAAGGACGAGACTTTGTAACAATAGGATATCACCGAATGAAGCACCGGCTAGACCGAGCTTTCttaaagaaatttcgaaattgtcGCAAATTAATCTATCGCGGCTAAGTCATCCGACAAAGTGCAGCTATTCCGTTTTAAGTGGCCAAGATGACAACGAGGAAAGTCCGCAAGAGGTATGTTTCCTCTTTAATTATGTTTGTATTAAGTATCCGGACACTTATCTATATTGGACAAggtatattttaattagaaaattgtgAATGAATCGAACTGCTGTAATTTTATCCTGTATAACTACCATAGTTACGTACGATAGAATATTATGCCGCGTTTAAATTGACTTTTAAAAGTCAATTTCCTTCAAACTTTccgaaattattttgttaattgacaagattcttattttcaaattctgtaatttctaaattacaaCACAAATTAACCCTGCTGAATTTTCGACATAATCACGTTCTCCTAATCTGTATACTCTGGTCAAAATCGAATACTGTTGAAATACACGTCAAACAAAGTGCCCGGATACTTATAAAAAAATAGTTTGTCTTTACCATTCCCTTGTACTCGTATTATATGCACACGTATCAAGCTTTATATCTGCACAGAAAACGCATGTGACAAATGAGCCTGCCTGCAGGCGAATACGTACTATCCGTTTCAGCAAGTGGACTCCGAGGTTGTCGAGCCATCTACGGGTATGGTGAAATCACGAAGCGCTAATACGCTAGCTCGTAGAAGACAGAAACAGCCGGAAACAACATATAAAAACGTGGACACGAACAATTGCAACTACGCAACCGGTGGTTCCGGCATGACAAGAGATCCTATCTCGGTACCGAATTTCCGTGCTCTGACCTTGCCCACTCCGGTCCTGACACCTGTAGAAGTAGCCAGGCTTGTTTTCGTCGACCCAGACGAAAATAGCGACAACGAAGAACGAAAGGAACCTCCTACCTCTAGGCTGATAGAAGTTCAAGAGGAAAGGCGGTAAGTGCACTTTCGTACTGCTATTTTTGTAGGCGGAAGCGTCACTAGGTGGATGGATAAGCGATACAATCCGTAAAATAAAGTGTTAATTGGTAACAACGACCGTGTATACACTTGCGTTGAAAAATAGAGCACCTTCTTTTTagtttttacttatttttggtAATCGATGTAAATTATtcatttcaaatgaaatatatttttctagtaAAATTTCTAATATCTCAGCAATCTATTCTTCATCATTGAAATCTATCAACTTTCGCTGTCGACGGAATTTCCTTTACTACATCGCTTCCACCTACTTTACAATCTACTACGTTAGAATCGCAACGAAAGTTACATAAGGAATACAGAGATGAAGATCCTTGGAAATTTCCAGAGACTTCGCGGCTGTGCACCAGGCCTGTCAGCCGACACGAGGCGAGAGTTACAGCTCGCACCTTTACGAAGCGGCGCTACAAACACCAAAAACACCGACCACGTCAAAAATTCCTACGTCCGCGTCGGTTCGATTCGCTGACTTGGAAGAAGGTGAAGAATCGACGTCGGACTACGCGAGTATAGAAGCCCGTAGTCCCGGTGATCCACTCGCCGACGACGATTGGCAATCAGGACGAAAGAGCAAACAGTATCGCCCCATAGTTACCCCATCGACGATACGCGAAGGTCAATTCGGCTTTTGTAATCCAAATTACCTCGGACTGGATGAAACGAAGAGTCAtcatcagcaacagcaacagcaacaacctCAGGATGGCAAGTACGCGAGATTATTGAACAGTCCACCGGATAGTGTCTTGGAGGACGAACCGGGCAGATCGGCCTCGCAAACGTTTGCGGAATTACTAGAACTTCAAGAAATTAAAAGGGTACCAAGAGCGCCGCCTAAAAGTTTACCATTAGGATCTCCGTCGAGGAGAGCAGTCAGTGCGTCGAGAGCCGAGAGACAACGAGCTAAGGTTGCTGCGGCTGACATCAAGGAAACCGAGACACCATCGTATGGACCAGCGCCACTTTATGTTTTTTTAGTTGGCGGGAAAGAAAAGGGTCAGGTGACGGTGTTCGCGAGGCCCGTTTCTTTGTGGAAATTGCAATTAGCGCCACACATTTTTTAAAAACGATAAGTACGTTTATTggttttatgcatttttacacGAATAGTTCCATGAAATCGAGCGATCGATTTTCTTCGAAAGACTTGCCTGTTGCTCTTGAGGAGCGAACAATCGATAAACGCAATTTCCTAATGCCAAATGAAGACTGCAGGGGAAGAATACGATAAGTCAAATTTCACACTTTTTATAGAGAGTTTCGAGATTCGGCGCGTTAACAGTTCGCCTCGTGTTATCAAAATTAGCTTTTTATttggtttttaaaattttagaattattGTTCGTcgtaatatcaaaattaataattacaccTTTGATTTACACAAAACATCGTCAACTCATCGttaattttaaaagatttacATGTTTGaatctaataaattataatcatgAGGCAACATCAAAATCAGAGAATCA includes these proteins:
- the LOC100644654 gene encoding uncharacterized protein LOC100644654 isoform X1 — its product is MWSSVTAAGSENGPAPPSRSKHSATLLAGHVYLLGGRNGNLPLKDLWRYSLADSKWEELHPGGERPPALQEHSAVAYKDCLYIFGGELGFSAGTETPLWVYNVKTNMWRKVRAQRGCAVPRGRRGHTALVHRGQMLIYGGYQDLRGSSPELWAFHFETESWHLLSSSESGPAARHKHSAVLHGDAMYIYGGMTDLQERSDCWRWDVKTASWCLLKNKPGPGPLHGHAACRLPSCMLIFGGESGGLATNELWRFHFGTETWEKLSVPGPKPQPRAESVALAVSELIIRGTNIDNSKPKPRNQRTRLCNNRISPNEAPARPSFLKEISKLSQINLSRLSHPTKCSYSVLSGQDDNEESPQEANTYYPFQQVDSEVVEPSTGMVKSRSANTLARRRQKQPETTYKNVDTNNCNYATGGSGMTRDPISVPNFRALTLPTPVLTPVEVARLVFVDPDENSDNEERKEPPTSRLIEVQEERRDFAAVHQACQPTRGESYSSHLYEAALQTPKTPTTSKIPTSASVRFADLEEGEESTSDYASIEARSPGDPLADDDWQSGRKSKQYRPIVTPSTIREGQFGFCNPNYLGLDETKSHHQQQQQQQPQDGKYARLLNSPPDSVLEDEPGRSASQTFAELLELQEIKRVPRAPPKSLPLGSPSRRAVSASRAERQRAKVAAADIKETETPSYGPAPLYVFLVGGKEKGQVTVFARPVSLWKLQLAPHIF
- the LOC100644654 gene encoding host cell factor 2 isoform X2; translation: MWSSVTAAGSENGPAPPSRSKHSATLLAGHVYLLGGRNGNLPLKDLWRYSLADSKWEELHPGGERPPALQEHSAVAYKDCLYIFGGELGFSAGTETPLWVYNVKTNMWRKVRAQRGCAVPRGRRGHTALVHRGQMLIYGGYQDLRGSSPELWAFHFETESWHLLSSSESGPAARHKHSAVLHGDAMYIYGGMTDLQERSDCWRWDVKTASWCLLKNKPGPGPLHGHAACRLPSCMLIFGGESGGLATNELWRFHFGTETWEKLSVPGPKPQPRAESVALAVSELIIRGTNIDNSKPKPRNQRTRLCNNRISPNEAPARPSFLKEISKLSQINLSRLSHPTKCSYSVLSGQDDNEESPQEQVDSEVVEPSTGMVKSRSANTLARRRQKQPETTYKNVDTNNCNYATGGSGMTRDPISVPNFRALTLPTPVLTPVEVARLVFVDPDENSDNEERKEPPTSRLIEVQEERRDFAAVHQACQPTRGESYSSHLYEAALQTPKTPTTSKIPTSASVRFADLEEGEESTSDYASIEARSPGDPLADDDWQSGRKSKQYRPIVTPSTIREGQFGFCNPNYLGLDETKSHHQQQQQQQPQDGKYARLLNSPPDSVLEDEPGRSASQTFAELLELQEIKRVPRAPPKSLPLGSPSRRAVSASRAERQRAKVAAADIKETETPSYGPAPLYVFLVGGKEKGQVTVFARPVSLWKLQLAPHIF